One stretch of Armatimonadota bacterium DNA includes these proteins:
- a CDS encoding mannose-1-phosphate guanyltransferase: protein MKAVIMAGGEGTRLRPLTSHRPKPLVSALNMPIMEHIVLLLKRHGITDIVVTLHYLADEIQGYFGDGSDLGVNLSWFIEDTPLGTAGSVKQAEEQLKDSPFLIISGDALTDVNLERVIAWHTEKGSAATIVLAHNPNPLEYGVVITNDEGRVSRFLEKPSWGEVFSDTVNTGIYILEPGILGYMEPRRNYDWSRDIFPRLLDEGRPMFGYVMDGDYWCDVGNLQDYRESQYAVLDGATRIPLGHTPGQQDANRIWVADGCEIDPTAQIKPPVMIGRNCVIKANAEVGPSSVIGDQAIIESGAKIGRSILWDNVYVGVDSDLYGCTICSHATIKQGVKIQEGAVVGSGCRIEDGSTVRSQIKLWPDKIIEAGSTVTMSLVWGQKWAGTLFRKHGVTGIANVEITPDLACKLGASFGGYLRRGATVVASRDSGPVARMMKRALMSGLLSVGVNVLDMSSMPLPIARHTILGSLSGGGVHVRVAPNNPRNTLIEFFDGHGIYLSVNDERKVETIFFREDFRRVDAEQVGQLEFAGRGMEQYAEDFRHHVDADAVRNNALSVVADFAYGRLGMYYPAILGRLGCDVVALNAYPDVEKIPRATADRAAGLANLARIVQTLRADLGVLFEADGERLTLVDANGRIIERDALLTLMCVLFARTHPDARIAVPVTAPRSLEALTSLHGASITRTRTDTRDLMALCHSGVPAASRIDFAADSSGGFIFSEFQPTFDAMFSFSKLLEILATTGLRIAEIADELPASWLSEAVVKCPWEEKGNIMRNLMREVDAVTEGGGRVDLIDGLKFYHGDDWVLVMPDSSDPCFHVFAEAGDSEATERLKLEYVRKIEALRRPGL from the coding sequence ATGAAAGCTGTGATTATGGCCGGCGGCGAAGGCACCCGCCTGCGGCCGTTGACCTCGCATCGCCCCAAGCCGCTGGTTTCGGCGCTGAACATGCCGATTATGGAGCACATCGTGCTGCTGCTGAAGCGGCATGGAATCACCGATATTGTAGTGACCCTGCACTATCTGGCCGATGAGATACAGGGTTACTTTGGCGATGGCAGCGATCTCGGCGTAAATCTCTCGTGGTTTATTGAAGATACGCCCCTTGGGACCGCAGGCAGCGTAAAGCAGGCCGAGGAGCAGTTGAAGGATTCGCCATTCCTGATCATAAGCGGCGACGCCCTCACCGACGTGAACCTGGAGCGCGTTATCGCGTGGCACACGGAGAAGGGCAGCGCCGCCACCATTGTGTTAGCTCACAATCCCAATCCGCTGGAATACGGGGTGGTGATCACCAACGACGAGGGGCGCGTAAGCCGGTTCCTGGAGAAGCCGTCGTGGGGCGAGGTGTTTTCCGATACCGTCAACACCGGCATCTACATTCTGGAACCCGGCATTCTGGGATATATGGAGCCACGCCGTAACTATGACTGGAGCCGCGACATCTTTCCGCGGCTACTGGACGAAGGTCGCCCGATGTTTGGGTACGTGATGGATGGCGACTACTGGTGTGACGTAGGCAACCTGCAAGACTACCGTGAATCTCAGTACGCGGTTTTGGATGGCGCGACGAGGATTCCGCTGGGACATACGCCCGGGCAGCAGGATGCAAACCGCATCTGGGTAGCTGATGGATGCGAAATCGATCCTACAGCGCAGATCAAGCCGCCGGTGATGATCGGACGTAACTGCGTGATCAAGGCGAATGCCGAGGTGGGCCCGTCTTCGGTGATCGGCGACCAGGCGATCATTGAAAGCGGCGCCAAGATTGGACGCAGCATCCTGTGGGACAACGTCTACGTAGGAGTGGACAGCGACCTGTACGGCTGTACGATCTGCTCCCACGCCACGATAAAGCAGGGAGTGAAGATCCAGGAAGGCGCCGTCGTCGGGAGCGGGTGCCGCATTGAGGATGGCAGCACGGTACGCTCGCAGATCAAACTGTGGCCCGATAAGATCATTGAGGCCGGCAGCACGGTGACGATGAGCCTTGTATGGGGTCAAAAGTGGGCCGGCACGCTGTTCCGGAAGCACGGCGTCACGGGTATTGCGAATGTGGAGATCACGCCGGACCTTGCCTGCAAGCTCGGCGCATCCTTTGGCGGGTACCTTCGCCGAGGCGCTACCGTTGTTGCCAGCCGCGACTCCGGCCCCGTTGCGCGCATGATGAAGCGCGCGCTCATGAGTGGTCTGCTTTCGGTTGGCGTGAATGTGCTGGATATGAGTTCGATGCCGCTGCCCATTGCGCGGCACACCATCCTGGGATCACTCTCGGGGGGTGGTGTTCACGTTCGGGTCGCGCCGAACAACCCGCGTAACACGCTCATCGAGTTCTTCGATGGCCATGGTATCTATCTAAGCGTGAACGATGAGCGCAAGGTGGAGACTATCTTTTTCCGTGAGGACTTCCGTCGGGTAGATGCCGAGCAGGTGGGCCAACTCGAGTTTGCCGGTCGCGGCATGGAGCAGTATGCGGAAGACTTCCGCCATCACGTTGACGCCGACGCTGTGCGGAACAACGCTCTCTCGGTGGTTGCCGACTTCGCCTATGGCCGTCTCGGCATGTACTATCCCGCCATCCTTGGCAGGCTTGGGTGCGATGTGGTTGCGCTAAACGCCTACCCGGACGTGGAGAAGATACCGCGCGCCACCGCCGATCGTGCCGCCGGTTTGGCAAACCTCGCCCGCATCGTTCAAACGCTGCGGGCCGATCTGGGCGTGCTGTTCGAGGCCGACGGCGAGCGACTTACGCTGGTGGACGCAAATGGCAGGATTATAGAGCGGGATGCGCTTCTTACGCTGATGTGCGTGCTATTTGCACGGACGCACCCGGATGCCCGTATTGCAGTGCCCGTGACGGCGCCACGATCGCTGGAGGCGCTGACCAGCCTGCACGGCGCATCGATTACCCGTACACGCACCGACACGCGAGATTTGATGGCACTGTGCCACAGTGGCGTGCCGGCTGCATCTCGCATCGACTTCGCCGCCGATAGCTCCGGCGGTTTCATATTCTCCGAGTTCCAGCCCACGTTTGACGCGATGTTCAGCTTTTCGAAACTGCTGGAGATTCTGGCTACCACCGGCCTCCGCATTGCCGAGATTGCCGACGAACTGCCGGCATCCTGGCTAAGCGAGGCAGTTGTAAAATGCCCGTGGGAGGAGAAGGGGAACATCATGCGCAACCTCATGCGCGAGGTGGACGCAGTTACGGAAGGTGGTGGCCGGGTAGATCTGATTGACGGCCTGAAGTTTTACCACGGCGACGATTGGGTACTGGTGATGCCCGATTCGTCCGATCCGTGCTTCCATGTATTCGCCGAAGCGGGAGATTCTGAGGCAACGGAGCGGCTTAAGCTGGAGTATGTGCGCAAAATCGAAGCGCTGCGCCGCCCCGGATTGTAG